From a region of the Arachis ipaensis cultivar K30076 chromosome B09, Araip1.1, whole genome shotgun sequence genome:
- the LOC107619224 gene encoding inositol phosphorylceramide glucuronosyltransferase 1 isoform X3: MKALNTSWLCLLILLLFIRLGASDGHRKTNEAYATLLYGDKFSLGVRVLGKSIRDTGSKKDMVVLVSDGVSDYACNLLQADGWIVEKISLLSNPNKIRPSRFWGVYTKLKIFNMTDYKKVVYLDADTIVVKNIEELFKCARFCGNLKHSERMNSGVMVVEPSISLFNDMMNKVNTLPSYTGGDQGFLNSYYLEFPNAHVFEPNMPSESLNNRKVPEMERLSTVYNADVGLYMLANKNIREKLEESLPGTRGGQNPKDSLIVKFLFLFPICVVLFCCYHSYQKNPCCFGSFCRTSLFDHVRHHYHKIKSGGSVAYISISTSTISSTHEYKVPAYLGGVSVCVCFMATVVSLGLAFLLVPRQVTPWTGLLLMYEWTFTIFIILFGGYLHLISNWGKTMASRLPSSSSHAEVSDGDLGKGNQRHMSSCDGATWFYGLGMTILAIAGPSMPFLFGVTALFLRLGLIVVGVIILASFMTYASEHLAIRSFLKGIEEYDIAKDVHP, from the exons ATGAAAGCACTCAATACATCGTGGTTGTGTTTGTTAATTCTGTTACTCTTCATTCGATTGGGAGCTTCCGATGGACATCGCAAGACGAACGAGGCATACGCTACTCTGTTGTATGGTGACAAATTTTCGCTTGGCGTTCGAGTTCTCGGGAAATCGATTCGTGACACTGGATCCAAGAAGGACATGGTTGTTTTGGTCTCCGATGGAGTCTCTGATTATGCTTGCAACCTCCTCCAG GCTGATGGGTGGATAGTTGAGAAGATTAGTTTACTATCAAATCCAAATAAAATACGTCCATCGAGATTTTGGGGTGTATATACGAAGCTAAAAATATTTAACATGACTGACTACAAGAAAG TTGTATATCTTGATGCGGACACAATTGTGGTTAAAAATATTGAAGAACTTTTCAAATGTGCAAGATTTTGTGGTAATTTGAAGCATTCTGAGAGGATGAATTCAGGTGTCATGGTGGTAGAACCGTCTATCTCACTTTTTAATGACATGATGAACAAAGTGAATACTCTGCCATCTTATACTGGAG GAGATCAGGGATTTCTCAATTCGTATTACTTGGAATTTCCTAATGCACATGTTTTTGAGCCAAATATGCCTTCAGAGTCATTAAATAATAGAAAAGTTCCTGAAATGGAGCGACTTTCCACTGTTTATAATGCAGACGTAGGTCTTTACATGTTGGCTAATAAG AACATAAGGGAAAAGCTTGAGGAATCCCTTCCCGGAACTAGAGGGGGCCAAAATCCTAAAGATAGTCTTATTGTGaagtttctttttctatttccaaTATGTGTTGTACTCTTTTGCTGCTATCATTCATATCAGAAG AATCCATGTTGCTTTGGTTCCTTTTGTAGAACTTCACTATTTGATCATGTCAGACACCATTATCATAAAATAAAATCAGGTGGATCAGTTGCATATATTAGCATTTCTACTTCAACCATCAGTTCCACCCATGAG TACAAAGTTCCTGCTTACTTGGGTGGCGTTTCAGTCTGTGTCTGCTTTATGGCTACAGTGGTGTCTCTTGGACTAGCTTTCTTATTAGTACCTCGACAAGTGACTCCATGGACTGGTTTGCTTTTGATGTACGAATGGACATTCACAATCTTCATTATATTATTTGGAGGTTATCTCCATTTGATTTCTAACTGGGGAAAGACCATGGCATCACGACTACCTTCTTCGTCATCTCATGCTGAAGTTTCTGATGGTGATTTGGGAAAAG GCAATCAGCGACATATGTCATCGTGTGACGGTGCCACATGGTTCTATGGATTAGGGATGACCATCTTGGCTATTGCTGGTCCATCCATGCCTTTTCTTTTTGGGGTAACTGCTTTATTTTTAAG
- the LOC107619224 gene encoding inositol phosphorylceramide glucuronosyltransferase 1 isoform X1 has translation MKALNTSWLCLLILLLFIRLGASDGHRKTNEAYATLLYGDKFSLGVRVLGKSIRDTGSKKDMVVLVSDGVSDYACNLLQADGWIVEKISLLSNPNKIRPSRFWGVYTKLKIFNMTDYKKVVYLDADTIVVKNIEELFKCARFCGNLKHSERMNSGVMVVEPSISLFNDMMNKVNTLPSYTGGDQGFLNSYYLEFPNAHVFEPNMPSESLNNRKVPEMERLSTVYNADVGLYMLANKWMVDENELRVIHYTLGPIKPWDWWASWLVKPVDVWQNIREKLEESLPGTRGGQNPKDSLIVKFLFLFPICVVLFCCYHSYQKNPCCFGSFCRTSLFDHVRHHYHKIKSGGSVAYISISTSTISSTHEYKVPAYLGGVSVCVCFMATVVSLGLAFLLVPRQVTPWTGLLLMYEWTFTIFIILFGGYLHLISNWGKTMASRLPSSSSHAEVSDGDLGKGNQRHMSSCDGATWFYGLGMTILAIAGPSMPFLFGVTALFLRLGLIVVGVIILASFMTYASEHLAIRSFLKGIEEYDIAKDVHP, from the exons ATGAAAGCACTCAATACATCGTGGTTGTGTTTGTTAATTCTGTTACTCTTCATTCGATTGGGAGCTTCCGATGGACATCGCAAGACGAACGAGGCATACGCTACTCTGTTGTATGGTGACAAATTTTCGCTTGGCGTTCGAGTTCTCGGGAAATCGATTCGTGACACTGGATCCAAGAAGGACATGGTTGTTTTGGTCTCCGATGGAGTCTCTGATTATGCTTGCAACCTCCTCCAG GCTGATGGGTGGATAGTTGAGAAGATTAGTTTACTATCAAATCCAAATAAAATACGTCCATCGAGATTTTGGGGTGTATATACGAAGCTAAAAATATTTAACATGACTGACTACAAGAAAG TTGTATATCTTGATGCGGACACAATTGTGGTTAAAAATATTGAAGAACTTTTCAAATGTGCAAGATTTTGTGGTAATTTGAAGCATTCTGAGAGGATGAATTCAGGTGTCATGGTGGTAGAACCGTCTATCTCACTTTTTAATGACATGATGAACAAAGTGAATACTCTGCCATCTTATACTGGAG GAGATCAGGGATTTCTCAATTCGTATTACTTGGAATTTCCTAATGCACATGTTTTTGAGCCAAATATGCCTTCAGAGTCATTAAATAATAGAAAAGTTCCTGAAATGGAGCGACTTTCCACTGTTTATAATGCAGACGTAGGTCTTTACATGTTGGCTAATAAG TGGATGGTAGATGAGAATGAACTCCGGGTGATTCACTATACGCTCGGCCCTATCAAGCCTTGGGATTGGTGGGCATCTTGGCTTGTGAAACCTGTTGATGTGTGGCAG AACATAAGGGAAAAGCTTGAGGAATCCCTTCCCGGAACTAGAGGGGGCCAAAATCCTAAAGATAGTCTTATTGTGaagtttctttttctatttccaaTATGTGTTGTACTCTTTTGCTGCTATCATTCATATCAGAAG AATCCATGTTGCTTTGGTTCCTTTTGTAGAACTTCACTATTTGATCATGTCAGACACCATTATCATAAAATAAAATCAGGTGGATCAGTTGCATATATTAGCATTTCTACTTCAACCATCAGTTCCACCCATGAG TACAAAGTTCCTGCTTACTTGGGTGGCGTTTCAGTCTGTGTCTGCTTTATGGCTACAGTGGTGTCTCTTGGACTAGCTTTCTTATTAGTACCTCGACAAGTGACTCCATGGACTGGTTTGCTTTTGATGTACGAATGGACATTCACAATCTTCATTATATTATTTGGAGGTTATCTCCATTTGATTTCTAACTGGGGAAAGACCATGGCATCACGACTACCTTCTTCGTCATCTCATGCTGAAGTTTCTGATGGTGATTTGGGAAAAG GCAATCAGCGACATATGTCATCGTGTGACGGTGCCACATGGTTCTATGGATTAGGGATGACCATCTTGGCTATTGCTGGTCCATCCATGCCTTTTCTTTTTGGGGTAACTGCTTTATTTTTAAG
- the LOC107619224 gene encoding inositol phosphorylceramide glucuronosyltransferase 1 isoform X2: protein MKALNTSWLCLLILLLFIRLGASDGHRKTNEAYATLLYGDKFSLGVRVLGKSIRDTGSKKDMVVLVSDGVSDYACNLLQADGWIVEKISLLSNPNKIRPSRFWGVYTKLKIFNMTDYKKGVMVVEPSISLFNDMMNKVNTLPSYTGGDQGFLNSYYLEFPNAHVFEPNMPSESLNNRKVPEMERLSTVYNADVGLYMLANKWMVDENELRVIHYTLGPIKPWDWWASWLVKPVDVWQNIREKLEESLPGTRGGQNPKDSLIVKFLFLFPICVVLFCCYHSYQKNPCCFGSFCRTSLFDHVRHHYHKIKSGGSVAYISISTSTISSTHEYKVPAYLGGVSVCVCFMATVVSLGLAFLLVPRQVTPWTGLLLMYEWTFTIFIILFGGYLHLISNWGKTMASRLPSSSSHAEVSDGDLGKGNQRHMSSCDGATWFYGLGMTILAIAGPSMPFLFGVTALFLRLGLIVVGVIILASFMTYASEHLAIRSFLKGIEEYDIAKDVHP from the exons ATGAAAGCACTCAATACATCGTGGTTGTGTTTGTTAATTCTGTTACTCTTCATTCGATTGGGAGCTTCCGATGGACATCGCAAGACGAACGAGGCATACGCTACTCTGTTGTATGGTGACAAATTTTCGCTTGGCGTTCGAGTTCTCGGGAAATCGATTCGTGACACTGGATCCAAGAAGGACATGGTTGTTTTGGTCTCCGATGGAGTCTCTGATTATGCTTGCAACCTCCTCCAG GCTGATGGGTGGATAGTTGAGAAGATTAGTTTACTATCAAATCCAAATAAAATACGTCCATCGAGATTTTGGGGTGTATATACGAAGCTAAAAATATTTAACATGACTGACTACAAGAAAG GTGTCATGGTGGTAGAACCGTCTATCTCACTTTTTAATGACATGATGAACAAAGTGAATACTCTGCCATCTTATACTGGAG GAGATCAGGGATTTCTCAATTCGTATTACTTGGAATTTCCTAATGCACATGTTTTTGAGCCAAATATGCCTTCAGAGTCATTAAATAATAGAAAAGTTCCTGAAATGGAGCGACTTTCCACTGTTTATAATGCAGACGTAGGTCTTTACATGTTGGCTAATAAG TGGATGGTAGATGAGAATGAACTCCGGGTGATTCACTATACGCTCGGCCCTATCAAGCCTTGGGATTGGTGGGCATCTTGGCTTGTGAAACCTGTTGATGTGTGGCAG AACATAAGGGAAAAGCTTGAGGAATCCCTTCCCGGAACTAGAGGGGGCCAAAATCCTAAAGATAGTCTTATTGTGaagtttctttttctatttccaaTATGTGTTGTACTCTTTTGCTGCTATCATTCATATCAGAAG AATCCATGTTGCTTTGGTTCCTTTTGTAGAACTTCACTATTTGATCATGTCAGACACCATTATCATAAAATAAAATCAGGTGGATCAGTTGCATATATTAGCATTTCTACTTCAACCATCAGTTCCACCCATGAG TACAAAGTTCCTGCTTACTTGGGTGGCGTTTCAGTCTGTGTCTGCTTTATGGCTACAGTGGTGTCTCTTGGACTAGCTTTCTTATTAGTACCTCGACAAGTGACTCCATGGACTGGTTTGCTTTTGATGTACGAATGGACATTCACAATCTTCATTATATTATTTGGAGGTTATCTCCATTTGATTTCTAACTGGGGAAAGACCATGGCATCACGACTACCTTCTTCGTCATCTCATGCTGAAGTTTCTGATGGTGATTTGGGAAAAG GCAATCAGCGACATATGTCATCGTGTGACGGTGCCACATGGTTCTATGGATTAGGGATGACCATCTTGGCTATTGCTGGTCCATCCATGCCTTTTCTTTTTGGGGTAACTGCTTTATTTTTAAG